Genomic DNA from Candidatus Atribacteria bacterium ADurb.Bin276:
TGATTATTTGCTTCGCGAGGTGCTTTATCATGGAGAGCCGTTAGAACTGGGCATTCGGCACAAGGTTCATTTCTTTGATGCCACAATTCATAGCAATGCTTTCCAACGACTTCCTCAGGAGTTTTTCCAATTGATTCGTTGGAAAGGCGATTCGTCCAAATAATACTTAAGTTGGTATCATAATAAGTGATTAACTCATTAGTTGAATTTAAAATGAGTTCCTTTTGTCGTTCACTTTCACGTAATTCCCTGGTTCGTTTGGCAACCTGTTTGCGAAGCGACCATGACCAGAGGAAAAATATAAAGAGCAGAACAAGAAGGGGAATAATAACTATGGCAATATATCGTAAGATAGTGATCAGTTTTAAAGTTTTTAGGTCGTAAATGCCCATCCATTTTTCAAAAATTTGACGATATTCTCCGGTTTTAGAAAGAACATTTAATCCTTCGCTTAATTGAGTCAAAAGTGCCCTCTGATTTTGATGTACAGCAAAACAATATTCGGCGGTTACTAATGGTTCTTGACCAACAGTTAGGTTATCCCAACCCTGCTTTTCGATCCAGTAATAGGCAGTTCTCAGTGAAACCAGTGCACAATCGTACTTTCCCTCGGCTAATATCTGAAGGGCATCCTTTTGTGATTCAACTAAAAGGGCTTGTTTTTCCATACCATTTTTTTGGAGAAAATCGTGCATAATGTCACCCTGTTGAACGACAATCTGTTTATCTCTCAAATCATCTAAGGATGATGATGGATTTCCTTCTCCCGTTCTTACCACGCTTACATAACTGATATTTGTATGAGGAGGAGTAAAGTCAAAAAGTAAGTCTCTTTCTGAAGAATAGAGCATACCCTGGATTGCATCAATTTTTCCATTAAATAAGTCTTCGCGAATTTTAGCCCAGGGACCAAGGTGGATCTCGATATCGAGGTCCATTTCTTTAGCAATTGCTTTGGTTAAATCAACGTTAAACCCATCGGGTTGACCATTTTCATTAATAAACTCAAAAGGAGGAAAATCAAAATCTCCACCAATGATGATACGACGATTGGTTGGGAGTTCCATGGCAGCAAACCATTTGGAATGGAGATGTTGATAGGTTCCATCAGCGATAACTAAAGCAAGTCCTTCGTTTAACAAGGCCAGTGTATCACGATCTCCTTCTTGAACGGCAAAACAGAAATCCTGACGAAAGCCATCAATTGATTGGTTAACGACCTGCAAGTTATAGAATCCGGTTTCTTGTATTAGGCGCAGTGCAACCAACCGCTGCATAACTACCGCATCGTAAATGCCTTGGGAAAGTCCACGAAGGGCTTCTTCAAAAGTGATGGTGGTATAGATTTCTGCACCAATATTTTCACGACGCATGAATTCTTCAGCATTTTCACCCTTCATTACAGCTACTTTTCGTCCTTTTAAATCATCAAGCTTTTGGATATCACTTGTTCCAATTCGAACAACAATGGCACCGTGAAGAGATATATAGGGGAAGGTAAAGTCAAAAGACGATTCTCGCTCTGGAGTGCGACCTACTAATGGTAAGGCTTGAACCTCACCCTTTTCCAGCCAGCCTTTAACCTCCGCCCAGGGGCCAACTCGAAAAGCTGCTTTTCGACCCATGGCAGCGAGAACGGCGCGAATAAGTTCGACAGAGAAACCATTAGCTTGACTGTCGAAATCAACAAAACAAAATGGGGGATAATTGATTTCGCTTCCAATTAAGATAGGTTCTTGGGTATTGGCAAGATCAGGACACAAAAAAACTGACAAAACTAAAATAAACATCAAAAAGATAATTTTTTTATGTTGATGATACTTATTTATATTTGGTTTAAGGTAATCGGTTAAAAAGCTGATTTTTTCCATAAATCACGCTAAAATTAGAACCTTCTTCAATTACTTGGATTAGAAATGAAAATCTAAAAATATACTTTATTTTACAATATTATCTTTAATATAGCTTTAATTACAAAAAATATCAGCAGAATTCAAATCATGGTGTAAAAAATTGTAATGACAAAAAAATTGGTTTTTAACCAAATGAAACAAGTCTATCGTCTGATTTAGATTCGAAGAACTCCTTATTTTTAGGATATTTTTGTAACTTATCAGATAGTGGTAAAATTCTCAAAAAGAATGAATTGAATGTTGGTATGAAAAGCTTGACAAAAAAGATGTTAAAAACCGTTATTTGGATTTGCTTGAAGTTTTAGGTGAGAGTAGCCTTAATATGATACCAGATTCTTTCTTTTAAGAAGAGGGAAAAATACATAAAAAGGAATTTAGTCAAGGAAATAAATAAAATATTTTAATTAATATAAAAAATATAAAGAAAGGAGTAAGAATATGCCGGAATTTAGTAGCCCCTTTACCTTTTTAAAAAATGATCGAAAACTGACTCATGAGGAATTGGTACGAGCGATAAGATTTATGATTGCAGCAGAATTTGAAGCCATTCAACTTTATCAACAAACAGCTGAAAGCACAAGTGATAAATTGAGTCAGGAGGTGCTTCTTGATATTGCCAACGAAGAAAAAGAACATGTCGGTGAATTTCTTCGTTTACTGCGGGAGCTGGATCCTGAGGAAGAAGTGTTTTACCAAAAAGGGTATAAAGAAGTTGAGGAAATTCTGAAAGAATTAAAAAAATAACTTTAACTTTGAAGAAATTCTTTAGGATTTATATCAGTTCGGAACTCAAAAAAGAAGCAGATAATTTCATTTAATAAGGCTATGTTATAATAAAAGAAAATATATATTGTAATTATATATTAGCCGGTTTTAATTTGATAAAGGCCATTATGAAGTTGAGCTGAGAAAATTATAAGTGAAAATGACTCCAATTGCCTTGAAATTTTCACAAGGGTGGGGGGGAGGAAATCTATATAATTGGTTCTAACTATTCTTTCTTGATGGGGAAGGTGATGATGAAGGTGAGGATTCAATTTGTAACTTATTACGAAACAATTTTTTCCCCATCACTTACCAGTAAAGTAAATACTTGTAATATTTTATAATTGGTGGTTTTAATTAAAAGGAGACCATGGTGTGAAGCCGGAGCATAATTATTTATTGTCAATAGAACATTATCCTGAAGGCATCGCTCTTTTCCGAGAAGAATTATCAACCGACGGAAAACTAAAAGATTTTATCCTTATCGAAGTAAATGAGCCTTGGGAACGACTAACCGGTCTATCACAAAAACAAGTCATTGGGAAAAAAGCCAGTGATATCCTTTCTGAAATTGATTTCCCGGTAGAAAATTGGATTTCACTTTGTGAGAAAGCTTGGCTAAATAAAACATACCTTCGTTTCGAACATTTTTTTCGAACTATAGATCGTTGGTTTGAAATTACTTCCTTTTATGATCAGAGCAATGTTTTAGTATGCATTTTCCGCGAAATTACTGACCTGGACAAAGAACACGATTTAATGTCCCCCACGATTATTGAAAAGGATGTAAAAGACCTTAAACTAACAGATATTATTGACAAACCTGCCCTTCAATCTTTAATCAATGATTTTTATAATCTCACCAAAATCCGAATTAGCCTTCTTGATATAGAA
This window encodes:
- a CDS encoding Rubrerythrin gives rise to the protein MPEFSSPFTFLKNDRKLTHEELVRAIRFMIAAEFEAIQLYQQTAESTSDKLSQEVLLDIANEEKEHVGEFLRLLRELDPEEEVFYQKGYKEVEEILKELKK
- a CDS encoding Blue-light-activated protein — encoded protein: MEKISFLTDYLKPNINKYHQHKKIIFLMFILVLSVFLCPDLANTQEPILIGSEINYPPFCFVDFDSQANGFSVELIRAVLAAMGRKAAFRVGPWAEVKGWLEKGEVQALPLVGRTPERESSFDFTFPYISLHGAIVVRIGTSDIQKLDDLKGRKVAVMKGENAEEFMRRENIGAEIYTTITFEEALRGLSQGIYDAVVMQRLVALRLIQETGFYNLQVVNQSIDGFRQDFCFAVQEGDRDTLALLNEGLALVIADGTYQHLHSKWFAAMELPTNRRIIIGGDFDFPPFEFINENGQPDGFNVDLTKAIAKEMDLDIEIHLGPWAKIREDLFNGKIDAIQGMLYSSERDLLFDFTPPHTNISYVSVVRTGEGNPSSSLDDLRDKQIVVQQGDIMHDFLQKNGMEKQALLVESQKDALQILAEGKYDCALVSLRTAYYWIEKQGWDNLTVGQEPLVTAEYCFAVHQNQRALLTQLSEGLNVLSKTGEYRQIFEKWMGIYDLKTLKLITILRYIAIVIIPLLVLLFIFFLWSWSLRKQVAKRTRELRESERQKELILNSTNELITYYDTNLSIIWTNRLSNESIGKTPEEVVGKHCYELWHQRNEPCAECPVLTALHDKAPREANNQTPDGRYWHMRGYPIFDKKGQIVALAEFTQEITERKKMEEEHDKLQAQLLQAQKMESVGRLAGGIAHDFNNMLQAILGHAELALNQVDPFHLIHADLIEIHHAAERSANLTRQLLAFASKQTIAPKLLDLNQIVEGTLKMLGRLIGEEIEPVWIPGKDLWLVYIDPSQIDQISANLCVNARDAISGTGKITIETGNAIFDDNYCEQHYGYIPGEYVLLSVSDNGCGMDQKTIAHVFEPFFTTKGFGKGTGLGMSTVYGIVKQNNGFINVYSEPGKGTTIKIYLPRFKKESEPIQIGTPKVGLTRGRETILLVEDDQAILKMTEKMLKQLGYQILTAQTPKEAINIAQKYTNNIHLLITDVVMPDMSGPELTERLLTIFPNIKVLFMSGYTANVIAHQGVLDEGVHFIQKPFSIKDLSTKVRSILENTD